The following are from one region of the Calypte anna isolate BGI_N300 chromosome 13, bCalAnn1_v1.p, whole genome shotgun sequence genome:
- the GFPT2 gene encoding glutamine--fructose-6-phosphate aminotransferase [isomerizing] 2, translating to MCGIFAYLNYRVPRTRKEIFETLIKGLQRLEYRGYDSAGVAVDGNNNEDKERFIKLVKKRGKVKALEEELYKQDDLDSKADFETHFGIAHTRWATHGVPSAINSHPQRSDKSNEFVVIHNGIITNYKDLRKFLESKGYEFESETDTETIPKLIKYMYDNRESEDTSFSALVERVIQQLEGAFALVFKSIHYPGEAVATRRGSPLLIGVRSKYKLSTEQIPVLYRTCNIENVKNICNSRLKRLDSSTCLHAVGDKAVEFFFASDASAIIEHTNRVIFLEDDDIAAVTDGKLSIHRLERSASDDPSRAIQTLQMELQQIMKGNFSAFMQKEIFEQPESVVNTMRGRVNFESSTVLLGGLKDHLKEIRRCRRLIIIGCGTSYHAAVATRQVLEELTELPVMVELASDFLDRNTPVFRDDVCFFISQSGETADTLMALRYCKERRALTVGITNTVGSSISRETDCGVHINAGPEIGVASTKAYTSQFVSLVMFGLMMSEDRISLQKRRQEIISGLKSLPEMIKEVLSLDEKIHDLALELYKQRSLLVMGRGYNYATCLEGALKIKEITYMHSEGILAGELKHGPLALIDKQMPVIMVIMKDPCFTKCQNALQQVTARQGRPIILCSKEDTESSKFAYKTIELPHTVDCLQGVLSVIPLQLLSFHLAVLRGYDVDFPRNLAKSVTVE from the exons ATGTGCG GAATTTTTGCTTATCTGAACTACAGAGTGCCCAGGACTcggaaagaaatatttgaaaccTTGATAAAAGGATTACAGAGACTGGAATACAGGGGATATGACTCTGCAG GAGTAGCAGTTGATGGCAATAATAATGAAGATAAAGAAAGGTTCATCAAACTTGttaagaaaagaggaaaagtaaaGGCCCTGGAGGAAGAGTTGTACA AACAAGATGATCTGGATTCAAAAGCAGACTTTGAGACCCATTTTGGAATTGCACATACCCGCTGGGCAACTCATGGAGTACCAAGTGCAATAAACAGTCACCCTCAGAGATCAGATAAAAGTAATG aatttGTTGTTATCCATAATGGGATCATCACAAATTATAAGGACCTGAGAAAATTTCTG GAGAGCAAAGGTTATGAATTTGAATCTGAAACGGATACAGAAACAATCCCCAAGTTGATAAAGTACATGTATGATAACAGAGAGAGTGAGGACACCAGTTTTTCAGCTTTGGTAGAAAGAGTTATTCAGCAGTTG GAAGGTGCTTTTGCATTGGTTTTCAAGAGCATCCATTACCCAGGTGAAGCTGTTGCTACCAG GAGAGGGAGTCCTTTGCTCATTGGAGTTAGAAGCAAGTACAAGCTCTCCACTGAACAGATTCCTGTTTTATATAGAACAT GCAACATTGAGAACGTGAAGAACATCTGCAATTCACGCCTGAAAAGGCTGGACAGTTCTACATGCCTTCATGCTGTTGGGGATAAGGCAGTAGaattcttctttgcttcagatGCAAG TGCTATCATTGAGCACACAAACAGAGTCATTTTCTTAGAAGATGATGACATTGCAGCAGTGACTGACGGGAAGCTTTCAATTCACCGCCTGGAGCGTTCAGCCAGTGATGATCCTTCCCGGGCCATCCAAACCTTGCAGATGGAATTGCAGCAAATCATGAAGG GTAACTTCAGTGCATTCATGCAGAAGGAAATTTTTGAACAACCAGAATCAGTTGTCAATACCATGAGAGGCAGGGTGAATTTTGAGAGCAGCACAG TTCTGCTGGGGGGTCTGAAGGATCACctgaaagaaatcagaagatGCCGAAGATTGATCATTATTGGCTGTGGAACCAGTTACCATGCTGCAGTAGCT ACTCGGCAAGTACTGGAAGAGTTAACTGAATTACCAGTGATGGTGGAACTTGCTAGTGACTTCCTGGATAGAAACACACCTGTATTCAGAGatgatgtttgcttttttataagTCAGTCAG GTGAAACTGCAGATACTCTGATGGCCTTGAGGTACTGTAAGGAACGTCGTGCTCTGACAGTTGGCATCACAAACACAGTTGGGAGCTCAATATCCAGGGAAACTGACTGTGGTGTACACATCAATGCAGGACCTGAGATAGGTGTGGCAAGCACAAAG GCTTATACCAGCCAATTTGTGTCTCTTGTAATGTTTGGCCTGATGATGTCTGAAGACAGAATTTCCTTGCAGAAAAGGAGACAGGAAATCATTAGTGGACTAAAATCATTGCCAG AAATGATCAAAGAAGTCTTGTCCTTGGATGAGAAGATACATGATTTGGCTCTTGAGCTGTACAAACAAAGATCACTGCTGGTTATGGGTCGTGGGTATAATTATGCCACTTGTCTGGAAGGAGCTCTG aaaataaaagaaatcaccTACATGCACTCTGAAGGTATCTTGGCTGGTGAGCTGAAGCATGGGCCATTAGCCCTAATAGATAAACAGATGCCTGTTATCATGGTGATAATGAAGGATCCTTGTTTCACCAAGTGCCAGAATGCTCTGCAACAGGTCACTGCCCGACAG ggaCGTCCAATCATTCTGTGTTCTAAAGAAGACACAGAAAGCTCTAAATTTGCCTACAAAACCATTGAGCTGCCTCATACAGTTGACTGCCTTCAAGGAGTCTTGAGTGTTAttcctctccagctgctttcaTTCCACCTGGCTGTTCTCCGAGGATATGAT GTGGACTTCCCAAGAAATTTGGCCAAATCTGTGACTGTGGAATAA